Below is a genomic region from Actinoallomurus bryophytorum.
GGCGGCGATCGACGCGGCGGTCGAGATGCGGGTGACGATCAACGACGCGCTCGACCCGATCGTGCGTCAGCTCGGCCGCATCGCCACGGCGACGAGCAAACAGGAGCGCGGAAACCTGCGGGAGGCGACGATCCCGATGATCCTCGACTCCGCCGCGCACCTCATCAAGGGCCATCGGGTACGGGCTTGCTGGTTCCACATCGCCGAGGGACGGCCGAGAAGGCTCGAGCCCGTCCAGTACGCCGGCCGTGCGGACGCGCCGGTGACGGTCTTCCAGGAGGGCACCCCCGAGGGCGACTCCGTGTTCGCGATGATCCGGAACAACGACGACCTGCAGTCCTCCGACGTCGACCGGCATCCCCCGGCGGGCTGGCACGGCTCCGACGAGCACGGCTACCGCTCGTTCGTCGCCGTTCCCGTGGTGGCGGGGCAGACGCCGTACGGCATGCTCACGGTGGACGCCATGAACGCCGGTGGTGTCAGCCGCTCGGAGGTGCCG
It encodes:
- a CDS encoding GAF domain-containing protein; translation: MRIPPKKRLYITTTVGVVSVALAAVSGAGAANDGALKPFWVALGILMTVVGAAVPGYEQLRKERQRKEAHQAAIDAAVEMRVTINDALDPIVRQLGRIATATSKQERGNLREATIPMILDSAAHLIKGHRVRACWFHIAEGRPRRLEPVQYAGRADAPVTVFQEGTPEGDSVFAMIRNNDDLQSSDVDRHPPAGWHGSDEHGYRSFVAVPVVAGQTPYGMLTVDAMNAGGVSRSEVPFVRLLAGLLADALAYGATEEGLRRLVR